A region of the Gemmatimonadota bacterium genome:
GCGCTACGATATGCGATGCTCGCTCGAGGAGGTCGAGCTCCTTACGGAAGCGCGACAAGGGGAGGTGGAGCGAGTCCGGAGCAGCCGCCGCGTCTTCGTCCGGGACCACGTTGTGGTACGCCAGGATCAGGAGGCGTCCCGCGCGCCGCGGGCGCACGGCGCGCGCGTACCCCGCCCCAACGAGAATGCGCTCCACCGCGTGTTTCACGAAGGATTTCATGGAGCGGAAGGATCGTTGGCGGGAGGGGGAGGGACAAGGTGGAGCCGTTGATCCGACTTCGCGTCCTCCAGGGCGACCAGGGCGACGAGATCCGTGAAGCGTGGATCTCGCTCCTCCCGCGAGAGCGGTGGAGGTTTTTTCTCCACCCGGACTGGTTCGAGATCGCGCGGGCGAGCTACTTCCCCCGGGCCCGCGTGCGGTATCATGTCGCCTACGAAGGGGACCGGATCGTGGGGATCCTTCCCACCTCGCGGCGCCGGATGAACCGCTTCGGCCTCTTCCTTCCGGTGGTGGACGCCCTCGCGGGAGGACGGGGCGATTACTCTCTCCCGATCACGGGGCAGGAGGCCCGGCCCGAAGTCGTTCGTCCCCTGCTCGAGTCGGCCCTCTCCAGCGCGCGCGGGGCAGGGACGCTGGTCCTTGCGAACCTCCCGGTGGAAACCGGAGTCCCCGGGATTCTCGAATCGCTACTCGAGGAGCGGGGGCTCCCCTTTCGTCACGTGGAAGCACCTTCCCTCACCCTCTCCCTCCCCCCCACCTTCGATGAGGCGGAGGCGGCGATGAAGAAGGGCCTCCGTGGCGATCTTCGGCGCCAGGCGAAGCGAATCGAGGAGTCGGTGGGGCCGCTGGACTTCCGAGTGGTGACCGACCCGGAAGAGGCGAAGGCCCACCTCCCCGGCCTCTTCGAGATGCACGACCGTCGCTGGCTCGAGGCCGGCCTCCCCGCCTCCTTCGAAGATCGCTCCGCGAGAGACTTCTACTACGGAATGATCGAGAAGCTCTGGGGGGAGGGACTCCACTTCTCCCTCCTGAGGGCGGGAGAGCGGGTGATCGCCTACCATGTGGGAGCCGTTGGAGGGGGATACCTCCTCTACTACAAACCCACCTTCGACCACACCCTTCAGAATTACTCTCCCGGGAAGCTTCACCTCCGCTTCCTCCTAGTGCATGCGATCGAGGCGGGGCTCAGCGGAATCGACTTCCTCCAGGGGACGGAAGGGTACAAGCGCGACTGGGCTTCGTCGGTCACGGAGTGCGGGAGCTACACCGTGCGGACCCGGCGCGTCAGCCCGTCGTACTTCTGGCTTGCGTGCGGCCGGCCCTGGACGGAGCGGGTGGTCGGACCGGCCTACAATCGCTGGGTCGCTCGCTTCGAGCGACTGGTCAGGCGTCGAGCGGAACGAGGGTGAGGTGGGACCTCCAGAGCGTTCGCCGGTATTCGAGACGCCGGGGGGCTCGGAACCCGCACTTCTCGAATGCGGAGATCGAGGGCCGGTTGGCAGGATGGACGACGGCGACTGCCCGTGTCAGTCCCCGCGCCTCCGCCCTGCGGAGGATCTCGCGGAGGGCGAGAGCCTGGCACCCCCGTCGCCGGAAGCCGGGGAGGGTGAACATATCGTAGATTCCCGCGGCGCCCGCCGCGGCGAAGACGGGAAGGCCCGGATCCAGGGGGAGCCGGTGGGAGGCCATCCATGCGACGTGCGCCAGCGAACCGTCCATGAAAATTCCGAGGCAGAGGTCCCCATCCGCGAATCGGGCCCTCAGGTCATCCGGATAGTGGACCGCCTTGAAGAAGTGGTGGAGGAGAAGGTCCTCCATCGTCATCGTGCGGAGCTCAGTCCCCGGGGCGAGTTCCGGTGCCGCCGGCGATTCGAGGTCCATCTCGAAGAGGAGCCAGGCCT
Encoded here:
- a CDS encoding GNAT family N-acetyltransferase — translated: MRAIRALRYNLEHGGVGVVLRKVAGRLVALFYRAEAWLLFEMDLESPAAPELAPGTELRTMTMEDLLLHHFFKAVHYPDDLRARFADGDLCLGIFMDGSLAHVAWMASHRLPLDPGLPVFAAAGAAGIYDMFTLPGFRRRGCQALALREILRRAEARGLTRAVAVVHPANRPSISAFEKCGFRAPRRLEYRRTLWRSHLTLVPLDA
- a CDS encoding GNAT family N-acetyltransferase, which produces MEPLIRLRVLQGDQGDEIREAWISLLPRERWRFFLHPDWFEIARASYFPRARVRYHVAYEGDRIVGILPTSRRRMNRFGLFLPVVDALAGGRGDYSLPITGQEARPEVVRPLLESALSSARGAGTLVLANLPVETGVPGILESLLEERGLPFRHVEAPSLTLSLPPTFDEAEAAMKKGLRGDLRRQAKRIEESVGPLDFRVVTDPEEAKAHLPGLFEMHDRRWLEAGLPASFEDRSARDFYYGMIEKLWGEGLHFSLLRAGERVIAYHVGAVGGGYLLYYKPTFDHTLQNYSPGKLHLRFLLVHAIEAGLSGIDFLQGTEGYKRDWASSVTECGSYTVRTRRVSPSYFWLACGRPWTERVVGPAYNRWVARFERLVRRRAERG